The following are encoded together in the Pseudoalteromonas ruthenica genome:
- a CDS encoding response regulator transcription factor, with protein sequence MSINVLLVEDDELLVKRIENHFTGTEFTIHVDTTGSNALPMVQASQATGQQPIQLAIVDIVLPEQDGLMLARELTTLTEIGVIVLSSRDSQSDRIAGLAQGADDYICKPVDLLELELRMRAVYKRLNGSASQEDSTEYIEYADFKLHPDNRTLVTATGEEMRLTEAEHKVLICLIANAGKATSREKVSEEIGQPDWSPTDRTVDVLIGRLRKKLGDEKEQKRIVTVRGKGYMLSSS encoded by the coding sequence ATGTCGATTAATGTATTACTTGTTGAAGATGATGAGTTGCTGGTAAAGCGCATAGAGAATCACTTCACGGGCACTGAGTTTACTATCCACGTAGATACTACGGGTAGTAATGCTTTGCCTATGGTTCAAGCCTCACAAGCAACTGGCCAGCAGCCGATTCAACTGGCCATTGTCGATATTGTACTACCAGAGCAGGATGGCCTGATGTTGGCTAGAGAGCTGACTACCTTGACAGAAATCGGCGTTATCGTGCTCTCAAGCCGAGACTCACAATCCGATCGTATTGCCGGACTTGCACAAGGCGCAGACGACTATATTTGTAAACCTGTTGATTTGTTAGAGCTCGAGTTAAGAATGCGTGCAGTTTATAAGCGCTTAAACGGCTCGGCAAGTCAAGAAGACTCTACCGAGTACATTGAATATGCAGATTTCAAGCTTCATCCAGATAATCGCACTCTCGTTACCGCAACAGGTGAGGAGATGCGCCTAACCGAAGCCGAGCACAAGGTGCTTATTTGCCTAATTGCCAATGCTGGCAAGGCCACATCACGGGAAAAAGTATCGGAAGAAATAGGCCAGCCAGATTGGAGCCCAACCGATAGAACGGTAGATGTTCTTATCGGCAGGTTACGCAAAAAGCTAGGGGATGAAAAAGAGCAAAAACGTATTGTCACTGTTCGTGGCAAGGGTTATATGCTCTCTTCTAGCTAA
- a CDS encoding YifB family Mg chelatase-like AAA ATPase — protein MSLAHVFTRAQVGIETPQVTVEVYLGSGLPAFNIVGLPETSVKEAKDRVRSALENSHFVFPSQRITVNLAPADLPKEGGRYDLAIAIGILIASGQLTVSQPLACEFLAELGLDGKLRPVRGVLPAMMAVRNAQRTAYLSSENEREAELVADAQCKCANSLHQVWLDLNNQQSLPLLLPQSEMVNASPELPVDFSEVKGQELAKRVLEIAAAGGHNVLFTGPPGTGKSMLAQRMATIMPRMTTEQALQTAAVYSVSGHDIDLASWRQRPFRSPHHTCSAVALVGGSSKPKPGEISLAHNGVLFLDELPEFERKVIDSLREPMETGVVTISRAAIQVEFPARFQLIAALNPSPTGHHTDKRANPEQVLRYLSRISGPFVDRIDLQIELSRIPSTELLKDSKQESSATVRKRVEQAYEFQLQRQGVVNALLSNKELSQHCRLDAKSHEYLALASERLQLSPRSHHRVIKVARTIADLNTMTNIQVEHIKEALSYRAFERLLARLGE, from the coding sequence GTGTCACTCGCTCATGTATTTACTCGTGCTCAAGTCGGTATAGAAACACCACAAGTGACGGTTGAGGTCTATCTTGGCTCCGGGTTGCCCGCATTTAATATAGTTGGGCTTCCTGAGACCTCGGTGAAAGAAGCTAAAGATCGGGTACGCAGCGCATTGGAGAACAGTCACTTTGTGTTCCCTAGTCAAAGAATAACGGTGAATTTAGCCCCCGCTGACTTACCTAAGGAAGGTGGTCGTTATGACTTGGCTATCGCTATAGGCATACTTATCGCCTCTGGGCAGCTAACGGTGTCGCAACCCTTGGCTTGTGAGTTTTTGGCTGAGCTTGGGTTAGATGGTAAGTTAAGGCCTGTACGTGGGGTGTTACCGGCAATGATGGCGGTGAGAAATGCGCAGCGTACAGCATATTTGAGTTCAGAAAATGAAAGGGAAGCTGAACTTGTCGCTGATGCGCAGTGTAAATGTGCAAATTCACTGCACCAAGTTTGGCTAGACCTCAATAATCAGCAGTCGCTACCTTTGCTCCTGCCACAGTCCGAGATGGTTAATGCCAGCCCTGAACTGCCAGTTGATTTTAGTGAGGTGAAGGGCCAAGAGTTGGCGAAACGTGTACTCGAGATAGCTGCTGCCGGCGGACACAATGTCTTGTTTACAGGCCCTCCTGGTACTGGAAAATCAATGTTAGCGCAGCGCATGGCAACGATTATGCCCCGGATGACAACCGAGCAAGCATTACAGACCGCAGCCGTATATTCGGTTTCAGGACACGATATTGATTTGGCGAGTTGGCGGCAGCGACCTTTTCGTTCTCCACATCATACCTGCTCAGCAGTAGCCCTTGTTGGTGGCTCATCAAAGCCAAAGCCCGGAGAAATATCACTGGCACACAACGGTGTGTTGTTTCTTGATGAGTTGCCAGAGTTTGAGCGCAAAGTTATTGATAGTCTGCGCGAGCCCATGGAAACAGGTGTCGTCACTATCTCTAGAGCCGCGATTCAAGTTGAGTTCCCTGCGCGCTTTCAACTTATTGCAGCGTTAAACCCAAGCCCAACAGGACATCATACCGACAAAAGAGCCAATCCTGAGCAAGTGCTCCGCTATTTGTCTCGTATTTCTGGGCCATTTGTTGACCGCATAGACTTACAGATAGAGTTATCTAGAATCCCCAGCACTGAGTTATTGAAAGACAGTAAACAAGAGTCAAGTGCTACGGTCAGGAAGCGCGTTGAGCAAGCTTATGAATTCCAGCTGCAGCGCCAAGGGGTTGTGAATGCCTTATTATCCAATAAAGAGCTCAGCCAACACTGTCGGTTAGATGCGAAAAGTCATGAATATTTGGCGCTAGCTAGTGAGCGCTTACAGTTATCTCCGCGCTCGCACCATCGTGTGATAAAAGTAGCCCGAACTATTGCCGATTTGAATACGATGACGAATATCCAAGTAGAGCATATTAAAGAAGCGCTAAGCTACCGTGCCTTTGAACGTCTGCTGGCTCGGCTTGGGGAATAG
- a CDS encoding phosphoadenylyl-sulfate reductase → MSDFKHILTLEKEQQQSLLTDINGILADKTPEQRVAWALDNLPSTPMLSSSFGIQAAVMLHMLTAQKHDIPVVLTDTGYLFPETYQFIEQMTERLQLNLKVYKAAISPAWQEAKYGKLWEQGEAGIKLYNQINKVEPMTRALNELEVGTWFSGLRRQQSSTRQDKNVVEISRGTVKVYPILEWTNRDVYQYLTKHDLPYHPLWEQGYVSMGDVHTTRKLEPGMSEEETRFFGLNRECGLHIDGDGI, encoded by the coding sequence ATGAGTGATTTTAAGCACATTTTAACGCTTGAAAAAGAGCAGCAACAAAGCTTGCTAACCGATATCAACGGAATACTTGCGGACAAAACCCCAGAGCAACGTGTTGCATGGGCGCTGGATAACTTGCCAAGCACACCCATGCTGTCCTCCAGCTTTGGTATTCAAGCGGCGGTGATGCTGCATATGCTAACGGCGCAAAAGCACGACATTCCCGTAGTGCTGACTGATACAGGGTACTTATTTCCAGAAACCTACCAGTTTATAGAGCAGATGACTGAGCGCTTACAGCTTAATCTAAAAGTCTATAAAGCAGCTATCAGTCCCGCATGGCAAGAAGCTAAGTATGGGAAGTTGTGGGAGCAGGGAGAGGCTGGCATTAAGCTTTATAACCAGATCAACAAAGTTGAGCCCATGACCAGAGCATTGAACGAGCTGGAAGTAGGTACGTGGTTCAGTGGCTTACGTCGTCAGCAGTCGAGCACTCGCCAGGACAAAAATGTGGTTGAAATTAGTCGCGGTACGGTCAAGGTTTATCCTATATTGGAGTGGACGAACCGTGATGTATACCAGTATCTAACTAAACATGATCTGCCGTATCACCCTTTGTGGGAGCAAGGCTATGTTTCGATGGGGGATGTGCATACTACTCGTAAACTGGAGCCGGGCATGAGCGAAGAGGAAACGCGCTTCTTTGGCCTTAATCGAGAATGTGGTTTGCATATAGATGGTGATGGAATATAA
- a CDS encoding RNA recognition motif domain-containing protein — MTSPNLKAIIISVSIAVLGFLILQFAVPQLQLSPAVTFALGAILAGFAPLAFNQSPQHDAVDADVTDTKTLYVGNLPYRANEHMVKELFEQHGTVFSVRLLKDKHTGKRRGFGFVEVALKDADKIIDKLNDNEYQERTLKVREAKQKQEGNA; from the coding sequence ATGACGTCACCTAATTTAAAAGCAATTATAATCTCAGTTTCTATCGCTGTTCTGGGTTTTCTTATACTGCAATTTGCAGTTCCTCAGTTGCAGCTTTCACCAGCCGTTACATTTGCGCTAGGCGCTATATTGGCGGGTTTCGCTCCCTTAGCTTTCAACCAGTCACCGCAGCATGATGCGGTAGATGCCGATGTAACCGATACGAAAACACTCTATGTTGGTAACTTACCCTACCGTGCAAACGAGCATATGGTTAAGGAGTTATTTGAACAGCATGGCACTGTTTTCAGTGTGCGATTACTCAAAGATAAACATACAGGCAAGCGCCGAGGTTTTGGTTTTGTCGAAGTCGCATTGAAAGATGCGGATAAGATAATTGATAAACTGAATGACAATGAGTACCAAGAACGGACTCTGAAAGTTAGAGAAGCGAAGCAAAAGCAAGAAGGCAACGCATAA
- a CDS encoding tetratricopeptide repeat protein — translation MKAWILTVALAPMLSWGNANEAMDLYLNQDYQRAFTLFEKTAELGDGRSQFNLAVQYLRGQGVKADPVKAYAYFSVAMANDFKMAQQARKSVIKRLSSDELQRAQRLAQQLIAEIGRQGSATVRYELSRALTYNPAPSKRINPPTEYPSGLKSDGVPGVASYIFDIDSQGIPRDYILLHSYPAPEFAQSIAEKLDETRFSYSGEVFHNAVIRGVFSGSPDSEVMQQLRTKQQHLLQQARRGDVDAQAELAELLRVLDYQPELWPVDSDVQVVAKQAPMVRFNSITQPDFTPTKTIDPSYYNFNYLVNVDYQGRVQEVSAFEHIDIPSQLDEHAREVMSQWSLGAEQGLLGDSNWYLARFFYNNQEQQASYENHSVVAYADVKPLVNKEKEQQWRYWQLKAAAAGHSDMLYQLGINCNQRLLLEAAERQHSRAQLQLGRCLLTQASGQREQLELARYWLNEAAKQGELIAMRELAGWYVRYSDNGAQLKNAIALAEQVSDETDHPLAYAYLAAAHAKLGNFDEAIDYQEQALSEAEDQSYAQQPFEQTLAAYQKGQLIF, via the coding sequence ATGAAAGCGTGGATTTTAACCGTAGCGCTTGCCCCCATGTTAAGCTGGGGTAATGCCAATGAAGCGATGGACCTGTATTTAAATCAAGATTATCAACGCGCCTTTACTCTTTTTGAAAAGACGGCCGAGTTAGGCGATGGTCGCAGCCAATTTAACTTAGCTGTACAGTACCTACGTGGTCAAGGCGTTAAGGCCGACCCCGTTAAAGCGTATGCATATTTCTCTGTGGCGATGGCCAACGATTTCAAAATGGCGCAACAGGCCCGAAAGTCTGTTATTAAGCGTCTAAGCAGTGATGAATTACAACGGGCACAGCGCCTAGCTCAGCAGCTGATTGCCGAGATTGGTCGTCAAGGTAGCGCCACTGTGCGCTATGAGCTAAGCCGTGCATTGACATATAACCCCGCACCAAGCAAACGCATTAATCCACCTACTGAATACCCTAGCGGACTAAAGAGCGATGGGGTCCCTGGTGTTGCGAGCTATATTTTTGATATAGATAGTCAAGGTATTCCGAGGGATTATATTTTACTGCACAGCTACCCTGCACCAGAGTTCGCACAAAGTATTGCCGAAAAGCTGGATGAAACACGCTTTAGTTATTCAGGTGAAGTATTTCATAATGCGGTTATACGAGGGGTGTTTAGTGGCTCACCTGATAGCGAGGTGATGCAGCAGTTACGTACCAAGCAGCAACACTTATTGCAGCAAGCCCGGCGTGGAGATGTTGATGCTCAAGCTGAGTTGGCTGAACTGCTAAGAGTACTCGATTATCAACCTGAGTTATGGCCAGTGGATAGCGACGTGCAAGTTGTGGCAAAGCAAGCGCCAATGGTTCGTTTTAATTCGATTACACAGCCTGATTTTACTCCTACAAAAACGATCGACCCCAGTTACTATAATTTCAACTACCTAGTGAACGTTGATTATCAGGGGCGTGTTCAAGAAGTGTCGGCTTTTGAGCATATTGATATCCCCAGTCAATTAGACGAGCATGCGCGGGAAGTGATGAGTCAGTGGTCACTGGGTGCAGAGCAGGGATTGTTGGGTGATAGCAACTGGTATTTAGCACGGTTTTTTTACAATAACCAAGAGCAACAGGCGAGCTATGAGAACCACAGCGTAGTAGCTTACGCTGATGTAAAACCTTTGGTTAATAAAGAAAAGGAGCAGCAATGGCGCTATTGGCAGCTCAAAGCAGCGGCAGCCGGGCATAGCGATATGCTTTATCAACTCGGTATTAACTGTAACCAACGATTGCTACTCGAAGCCGCCGAGCGCCAGCATAGTCGTGCTCAGCTCCAGCTTGGTCGCTGTTTACTTACACAAGCATCAGGGCAACGAGAGCAATTAGAGCTAGCTCGCTACTGGCTTAATGAGGCCGCTAAGCAGGGTGAGTTAATCGCGATGCGAGAGTTAGCTGGGTGGTATGTTCGCTACTCGGATAATGGCGCACAGCTCAAAAATGCTATTGCCCTTGCGGAGCAGGTCAGTGATGAGACCGACCATCCTTTAGCGTACGCCTATTTAGCGGCCGCCCACGCGAAGTTAGGTAATTTTGATGAGGCGATCGACTACCAAGAACAGGCTTTGAGTGAAGCAGAAGATCAGTCTTATGCGCAACAGCCTTTTGAGCAAACTCTAGCGGCTTATCAAAAAGGGCAGCTCATTTTTTAG
- a CDS encoding assimilatory sulfite reductase (NADPH) flavoprotein subunit: MLLNQLHAAASPLTPEQVQKLQGLVAELNPIQQAWVSGYLAANANTAALAGGAVSAPAATEAAALTILYGSQTGNAKAVATQLKEQAQSRGLAAKLVSMADYKPTALKKEKFISIVVSTYGEGEPPEDAEALHEFLTTKKAPKLDDVKIAVLGLGDSSYEFFCQTAKDFEERLVKLGAQSIYQRADLDVDYEDQSETWIAGALDAFEPELKAQQGGEANVVSMPFGAASPAVSQYNKKNPFAAELLTVQKITGRDSSKDVRHIEISLEGSDITYTPGDSLGVYFLNEQSKVDKVLSLLQLDGATQITLGDESLSLRDALIEKLELTQSYPGFVEKYALATNTPELLALIEDKAAMREYIEARQTFDVIFQHPAQIGAQELVDSLRKVQPRLYSIASSQSEVEDEVHLTVGVVEFDAFGENHLGGCSGYLCRVAEEGSEVRVFTEHNDNFRLPSDDNTPVIMIGPGTGIAPFRAFLQEREARDAQGKNWLFFGNPHFTQDFLYQTEIQGYLKSGLLTNIDVAWSRDQAEKVYVQDRLREQGEQLFAWLEQGAHLYVCGDANRMAKDVHQALIDVVKTHGNKDDESAEQYIKDLRSANRYQKDVY; this comes from the coding sequence ATGTTGTTAAACCAGCTGCATGCGGCTGCAAGCCCGCTTACACCTGAACAGGTGCAGAAGCTCCAAGGTTTGGTGGCTGAACTTAATCCAATTCAGCAGGCGTGGGTCAGTGGTTATCTCGCTGCCAATGCAAATACTGCAGCCTTGGCTGGTGGAGCTGTGAGTGCGCCCGCTGCCACTGAGGCTGCTGCTTTAACGATCCTTTACGGGTCACAAACGGGTAACGCGAAAGCTGTGGCCACACAACTTAAAGAGCAAGCCCAAAGCAGAGGGTTAGCCGCGAAACTAGTTAGTATGGCGGACTACAAGCCTACAGCATTAAAGAAAGAAAAATTTATTAGCATCGTGGTTTCTACTTATGGTGAAGGCGAGCCGCCAGAAGATGCTGAGGCCTTACATGAATTTTTAACCACCAAAAAAGCGCCAAAGCTTGATGACGTTAAAATTGCGGTGCTTGGGTTAGGCGACTCTAGCTATGAGTTCTTCTGTCAAACGGCGAAAGATTTTGAAGAGCGCTTAGTTAAGCTCGGGGCGCAAAGCATTTACCAACGCGCTGATCTAGATGTTGACTATGAAGATCAAAGCGAGACCTGGATTGCTGGAGCCCTAGATGCATTTGAGCCTGAGCTGAAAGCGCAACAAGGCGGCGAGGCAAATGTGGTGAGCATGCCATTTGGTGCTGCGAGCCCAGCGGTAAGTCAGTACAACAAGAAAAACCCCTTTGCAGCAGAGCTACTGACGGTGCAAAAAATTACCGGCCGTGATTCGAGCAAAGATGTGCGTCACATCGAGATCTCCTTAGAGGGGTCGGATATTACCTACACTCCAGGTGATTCATTAGGTGTGTACTTTTTAAATGAGCAAAGCAAGGTCGACAAGGTATTGTCACTCTTGCAGCTGGATGGTGCTACGCAAATAACGCTCGGTGATGAGAGTCTCAGCCTACGTGATGCGTTAATAGAGAAGTTAGAACTTACTCAGTCTTACCCAGGGTTTGTGGAAAAGTATGCCTTAGCTACTAACACACCAGAGCTATTAGCCCTTATCGAAGATAAAGCGGCGATGCGTGAATACATTGAAGCGCGACAAACGTTTGATGTGATTTTCCAGCATCCGGCACAAATTGGTGCTCAAGAGTTGGTTGATAGTTTGCGCAAGGTGCAGCCGCGTTTGTATTCCATTGCCTCGAGCCAAAGCGAGGTTGAGGACGAAGTACACCTTACCGTTGGTGTCGTTGAGTTTGACGCCTTTGGTGAGAACCACCTAGGCGGCTGTTCAGGTTACTTATGTCGTGTTGCAGAAGAAGGCAGTGAAGTTCGCGTATTCACTGAGCACAATGATAACTTCCGTTTGCCAAGTGATGATAACACGCCAGTCATTATGATTGGTCCAGGAACCGGCATTGCGCCATTTAGAGCGTTTTTACAAGAGCGTGAAGCCCGTGACGCACAGGGCAAAAACTGGCTCTTCTTTGGTAACCCACACTTTACGCAAGACTTTCTGTATCAAACCGAAATTCAGGGTTATTTAAAATCGGGTTTACTCACTAACATTGATGTTGCCTGGAGTCGCGATCAGGCTGAAAAAGTGTATGTCCAAGATCGTCTGCGTGAGCAAGGTGAACAACTCTTCGCATGGCTAGAGCAAGGAGCTCACCTGTATGTGTGTGGTGATGCGAACCGTATGGCCAAAGATGTTCATCAAGCTTTAATTGATGTTGTGAAAACTCATGGCAACAAAGACGACGAAAGTGCTGAGCAGTACATTAAAGATTTACGCAGCGCCAACCGTTACCAAAAAGATGTTTATTAA
- a CDS encoding trimeric intracellular cation channel family protein: MGELYHWFDLLGVAVFAISGTLLAHEKSMDGFGVIVLASVTAIGGGTLRDLILDMPVFWVHDTSYFITILVTVAITIVWLNIRQSFPHFLLQLADALGIAFFAIMGAQKALGAGVPVMTAVIMGVLTGCFGGMIRDVLAREVPMLLKGPLYAIACAIGAGLYAQLVSMEINQQLAMWIGGLTTLMVRLAAIRWQLSLHVFRYHN, encoded by the coding sequence ATGGGAGAACTCTATCATTGGTTTGACTTGCTAGGAGTCGCAGTCTTCGCTATTTCCGGCACTTTGTTGGCGCACGAAAAATCAATGGATGGCTTTGGTGTTATCGTACTCGCTTCGGTCACAGCAATAGGCGGCGGTACACTGCGAGATCTCATTCTCGATATGCCAGTGTTTTGGGTGCATGACACCAGTTACTTTATAACCATATTAGTGACAGTGGCGATAACTATAGTGTGGTTAAATATCCGCCAAAGCTTTCCTCATTTCTTACTGCAATTGGCAGATGCGCTGGGGATAGCCTTCTTTGCAATTATGGGGGCACAAAAGGCATTGGGAGCAGGGGTGCCAGTGATGACGGCGGTGATCATGGGAGTCTTGACTGGCTGTTTTGGCGGTATGATCCGTGATGTGTTAGCGAGAGAAGTCCCTATGCTGCTTAAGGGGCCGCTTTATGCTATTGCCTGTGCTATTGGGGCTGGCTTGTATGCACAACTAGTTAGTATGGAAATAAACCAACAGCTTGCTATGTGGATTGGCGGGCTGACGACACTGATGGTACGCCTTGCAGCTATAAGATGGCAATTAAGCTTACATGTTTTCCGCTATCATAACTAA
- the cysI gene encoding assimilatory sulfite reductase (NADPH) hemoprotein subunit has translation MSDYKPNSKHDPEAKFADNERLKTQSNFLRGTIETDLKDQITGGFNADNFQLIRFHGMYQQDDRDIRPERAKQKLEPLHNVMLRARMPGGIIKPQQWLAIDKFADEKTMYGSIRLTTRQTFQFHGVLKPNIKDMHQMLNSVGIDSIATAGDVNRNVLCTTNPVESELHQEAYQWAAKISEHLLPKTRAYAEIWLNGEKSESTDEEPILGSTYLPRKFKTTVTIPPNNEVDVHANDLNFVAIAENGKLIGFNVLVGGGLAMTHGDVNTYPRKADDFGFVPLEHTLAIAEHVVSVQRDWGNRVNRKNAKTKYTLDTFGSDAFKAEVEKRAGVKFEPSRDYEFTHRGDRFGWVEGIDGKHHLTLFIQNGRILDFPGKPLKTGCRKIAEIHQGDFRMTANQNLIIAGVPAQQKATIEQLAREHGLIDDGDSEQRKASMACVSLPTCPLAMAEAERYLPSLIEKTEALLAKHNVADEHIILRVVGCPNGCGRAMLAEAGLVGKGPGKYNFYLGGNREGTRIPKLYLENVGEETYLEALDELIGRWANEREQDEGFGDFVIRQGIVTEVKVSKTDFHA, from the coding sequence ATGAGCGACTACAAGCCAAATAGCAAGCATGACCCCGAGGCGAAGTTTGCTGACAACGAGCGTCTTAAAACGCAAAGTAACTTTTTGCGTGGCACCATTGAAACTGATCTTAAGGATCAGATCACCGGTGGTTTTAACGCTGATAACTTCCAGTTGATCCGTTTTCACGGCATGTATCAGCAGGATGATCGCGATATTCGCCCAGAGCGGGCAAAACAAAAGCTAGAACCATTGCACAATGTGATGCTACGGGCGCGGATGCCAGGCGGTATTATCAAGCCACAACAGTGGTTGGCCATCGACAAATTTGCGGATGAAAAAACCATGTACGGCAGTATCCGTTTGACGACGCGGCAGACCTTCCAGTTTCACGGCGTGCTCAAACCTAACATCAAAGATATGCACCAGATGCTCAATAGTGTCGGTATCGATTCTATCGCTACTGCGGGTGATGTGAACCGTAATGTGTTGTGTACCACAAACCCAGTAGAGTCTGAGCTACATCAAGAAGCTTATCAGTGGGCTGCGAAGATTTCTGAGCATTTGTTGCCGAAGACCCGAGCATACGCGGAAATTTGGCTTAATGGTGAAAAGTCAGAGAGTACAGATGAAGAGCCTATTTTGGGGTCTACTTATCTGCCGCGTAAGTTTAAGACGACGGTCACTATTCCACCGAATAATGAAGTGGATGTACATGCCAATGATTTGAACTTTGTAGCGATTGCTGAAAATGGCAAGCTTATTGGTTTCAACGTACTTGTGGGCGGTGGCTTAGCCATGACTCATGGTGACGTGAATACCTATCCGCGTAAAGCAGACGACTTTGGTTTTGTGCCTTTAGAACACACCTTAGCGATTGCAGAGCATGTGGTATCAGTACAACGTGACTGGGGTAACCGCGTAAACCGTAAAAACGCGAAAACGAAATACACCTTAGACACCTTTGGTAGCGATGCCTTTAAAGCGGAAGTTGAAAAGCGCGCTGGCGTCAAGTTTGAACCAAGTCGTGACTATGAGTTTACTCATCGTGGTGACCGTTTTGGTTGGGTTGAGGGCATCGATGGTAAACACCATCTTACTTTGTTTATTCAAAATGGCCGTATCCTAGATTTTCCTGGTAAGCCTTTAAAAACAGGATGCCGAAAAATTGCTGAAATCCACCAAGGTGATTTCCGCATGACTGCAAACCAGAACCTTATCATCGCCGGTGTACCTGCACAGCAAAAGGCCACAATAGAACAGTTGGCGCGCGAGCATGGCCTGATAGACGACGGCGATAGTGAGCAGCGCAAAGCGTCTATGGCCTGTGTGTCATTGCCCACATGTCCGTTGGCGATGGCAGAAGCTGAACGTTATTTACCGAGTTTAATCGAAAAAACGGAAGCCTTACTAGCCAAGCACAATGTTGCCGATGAGCACATTATTTTGCGCGTGGTTGGTTGCCCTAATGGTTGTGGTCGAGCCATGCTCGCCGAGGCTGGTTTAGTGGGTAAAGGGCCGGGTAAGTATAACTTCTATCTCGGGGGCAACCGAGAAGGAACACGTATTCCTAAGTTGTATCTCGAAAATGTCGGCGAAGAGACTTACTTAGAAGCCCTAGACGAGCTAATCGGTCGTTGGGCCAATGAACGCGAGCAAGACGAAGGGTTTGGGGATTTTGTTATTCGCCAAGGCATCGTTACTGAAGTCAAAGTATCAAAGACAGATTTCCACGCATAA